From the genome of Primulina eburnea isolate SZY01 chromosome 12, ASM2296580v1, whole genome shotgun sequence, one region includes:
- the LOC140806911 gene encoding bZIP transcription factor TRAB1-like, producing METDLNFKDFGNRKLAEGDGGEVTPFSFPLSRQTSVYSLTFDEFQNTVGGFGKDFGSMNMDEFLKNIWSAEENQNIGSITGGGGSGGDQEVGAGGGCLQRQGSLTIPRTLSLKTVDEVWQDMLKECGGGIESSGGGVGASGSQREPTLGEMTLEDFLAKAGIVRDEDHVTGRPNNDPSNNWDFRFDNQQENGNGDLNTINAGIAESRNQIARPANLPLNINFGGQQEPLQLQQLLHSPTVVTSNGQLRSPGAMAGILGITSQKINNTGTQNTVLQGGGLGIHGLGNNGVGFSAGSPAVSSDDLKGNGGMSSSVSPTPYMFSGLRGRKMAAVEKVLERRQRRMIKNRESAARSRARKQAYTRELEEEVAKLKEENQELQKKQAGMKAMQKSLIREMTNQQMNGAKRPCLRRTNTGPW from the exons ATGGAGACCGATTTGAACTTCAAGGATTTTGGAAACAGAAAGCTTGCGGAGGGAGACGGCGGCGAAGTGACGCCGTTTAGTTTCCCTTTATCGCGGCAGACCTCAGTATATTCATTGACTTTTGATGAGTTCCAAAACACAGTTGGGGGATTTGGGAAGGATTTTGGGTCGATGAACATGGATGAGTTTCTGAAAAACATATGGAGTGCGGAGGAAAATCAGAACATTGGATCCATCACTGGTGGTGGTGGCAGTGGGGGCGACCAAGAAGTAGGGGCTGGGGGTGGTTGTCTTCAGAGGCAGGGATCATTGACTATTCCTCGGACACTGAGCCTAAAGACGGTAGAtgaggtttggcaggatatgctGAAGGAGTGTGGCGGGGGGATAGAATCGAGTGGTGGAGGAGTTGGTGCTAGTGGGTCTCAGAGGGAGCCGACATTAGGGGAGATGACACTTGAAGATTTCTTGGCTAAAGCCGGGATCGTTAGGGATGAGGATCATGTAACTGGAAGGCCTAATAATGATCCTTCGAATAATTGGGATTTCAGATTTGACAACCAGCAAGAAAATGGGAATGGAGATTTGAACACGATCAATGCTGGGATTGCGGAAAGCCGCAATCAGATTGCTAGACCTGCTAATTTACCATTGAATATAAATTTCGGGGGTCAGCAGGAGCCACTGCAATTGCAGCAGTTGCTTCATTCTCCCACGGTGGTGACAAGCAATGGTCAGTTGAGAAGTCCAGGTGCTATGGCCGGAATCCTGGGGATTACAAGTCAGAAAATAAACAATACAGGGACACAGAATACAGTTTTACAGGGTGGAGGATTGGGAATTCATGGTTTAGGAAATAATGGTGTTGGTTTTTCGGCAGGATCACCGGCAGTTTCATCAGACGACTTAAAGGGTAATGGTGGTATGTCGTCGTCCGTGTCGCCAACCCCGTACATGTTCAGCGGTTTACGGGGTAGGAAAATGGCCGCGGTGGAGAAGGTTCTTGAAAGGAGGCAAAGGAGAATGATCAAGAATAGAGAATCCGCGGCAAGATCACGGGCTCGGAAGCAG GCATACACGAGGGAACTGGAAGAAGAAGTGGCGAAACTGAAGGAGGAAAATCAAGAACTGCAGAAGAAACAG GCAGGAATGAAGGCAATGCAGAAGAGTCTG ATTCGAGAGATGACGAACCAGCAGATGAATGGGGCTAAGAGGCCATGCTTGCGAAGGACGAATACAGGTCCATGGTAG